One stretch of Carassius carassius chromosome 18, fCarCar2.1, whole genome shotgun sequence DNA includes these proteins:
- the ephx1 gene encoding LOW QUALITY PROTEIN: epoxide hydrolase 1 (The sequence of the model RefSeq protein was modified relative to this genomic sequence to represent the inferred CDS: inserted 1 base in 1 codon): MYTELAVALGLGAVVALVALVFLKKSKIVLEAHDGWWGVGACPQEPEDDXIRPFKVETTSEEIEDLHIRLDQTRSFPSLEDSQFNYGFNSKYLEKIVSYWRNDFSWRKQVDKLNKYPHFKTKIEGMDIHYVHVKPKSLAEGTCAVPLMMVHGWPGSFYEFYGIIPLLTEPSSPVDITFEIICPSIPGYGFSEAPHKKGFDGLCAAHIFNKLMKRLGFERYYVQGGDWGSLITTNMAQLEPNAVKGLHINFAPPGKGALLMMLSLLFGRRFPKLFGFTEYGVKQLFPIMEKLVVDPIRETGYMHIQATKPDTAGRALNDSPVGLAAYILEKFSTWTDPEYKYLEDGGLERKFSLDDLLTNVMIYWTSRSIISSMHFCKENFSKGMNQLHAKLPVYVPTGVACFPNELKHSPKSWVEQKYYKLKTYTQMARGGHFAAIEEPQLLAEDVQNFVKIVEKSKKK, from the exons ATGTATACAGAGTTGGCAGTGGCGTTGGGGCTTGGAGCGGTGGTAGCTCTGGTAGCTCTGGTATTCCTGAAGAAATCAAAGATTGTCCTGGAAGCACATGATGGGTGGTGGGGTGTGGGAGCTTGTCCCCAAGAACCTGAGGATG ATATCCGCCCTTTCAAAGTTGAGACAACTTCTGAAGAGATTGAG GATCTACACATCAGGCTAGATCAGACACGCTCCTTTCCTTCTCTTGAAGACAGTCAGTTTAACTATGGCTTCAACTCCAAATACCTTGAGAAGATTGTGTCTTATTGGAGGAATGATTTCAGCTGGAGGAAACAAGTGGATAAACTAAACAAATACCCTCATTTCAAAACCAAAATCGAAG GTATGGATATTCACTATGTTCACGTGAAACCAAAGAGCCTGGCTGAGGGAACCTGTGCTGTGCCTCTGATGATGGTACATGGATGGCCAGGCTCCTTCTACGAGTTTTATGGCATCATCCCCCTGCTTACAGAGCCATCCAGCCCTGTTGACATTACCTTCGAAATCATTTGTCCCTCAATACCTGGTTATGGTTTCTCAGAGGCCCCACATAAAAAAG GTTTTGATGGTCTATGTGCAGCACACATATTCAATAAACTGATGAAGAGGCTTGGTTTCGAGCGGTACTATGTTCAGGGAGGAGACTGGGGCTCGCTTATTACCACTAATATGGCCCAGCTGGAGCCCAA TGCTGTGAAAGGCCTCCACATTAACTTCGCTCCTCCAGGAAAAGGAGCCCTTCTCATGATGTTGTCCTTACTTTTTGGTCGCCGATTTCCCAAACTATTTGGCTTCACCGAGTATGGTGTGAAACAACTTTTCCCCATTATGGAAAAGCTTGTAGTAGACCCAATAAGGGAGACTGGATACATGCACATACAGGCCACTAAACCTGACACTGCAG GCCGTGCATTGAACGACTCTCCCGTTGGTTTGGCTGCCTACATTTTGGAGAAATTTTCAACCTGGACTGATCCTGAATACAAGTACCTTGAGGATGGTGGACTGGAGAG GAAGTTTTCTCTTGATGATCTTCTGACGAATGTGATGATCTATTGGACCTCTAGGTCCATTATATCCTCCATGCATTTCTGCAAGGAGAATTTCAGCAAAGGCATGAATCAGCTCCATGCAAA GCTTCCAGTTTACGTTCCAACAGGTGTGGCCTGTTTCCCCAATGAGCTGAAGCACTCCCCTAAATCATGGGTGGAACAGAAATATTATAAGCTCAAGACTTACACACAGATGGCTCGCGGGGGGCATTTTGCTGCTATAGAGGAGCCGCAGTTACTGGCAGAGGATGTTCAGAACTTTGTCAAGATTGTGGAAAAGAGCAAGAAGAAATAA